The following proteins come from a genomic window of Rhodohalobacter sp. 614A:
- a CDS encoding TolC family protein gives MQKQNKRLTKVLVLLLLGFLNGSQWAFSQNITVELPEDNELTMNQVVQLAVVNNPQIKRAILSVETADEQVKLAWSEVLPDVTSAATFTRNIEIPVNFVPATFFDPNADPDELVPLQFGTDNNWQGGITVSQNIFRGEAIVGISSSSVFKSLQVESLRSTVQQVITQARKAFHTVLIAEEQLRLQEATITRIRTNLDENQSRYDAGLIEEYDVLRLEVQLANQEPQLKDAELAVDEAYRSLKEVMALPLDMPVEITGSLGTYTINNSPENIDVNEEIYKIVSATPVPSLSEEEALDVMRDKRGDLRVLGAQESLKDREIRAIKSRFLPTISADYNLQWTAAQPGSPRPFENAVRFQTLMLNVSFPLFTGFERMANLNIAKIEMKDIEVQQWATEKTALNEYQTSLERLHNLEGTANARKQAVDQAQRGYEIAANRYENGIGSQLEVTEAELQVREAELNYAISVADYLNTKADFDIAIGMVPMIDETQYEF, from the coding sequence ATGCAGAAACAAAATAAACGACTAACGAAGGTTTTAGTTCTCTTACTTCTTGGTTTTTTGAACGGGAGTCAGTGGGCATTTTCTCAAAATATAACCGTTGAGCTACCCGAGGATAACGAATTAACGATGAACCAGGTAGTACAGCTTGCTGTTGTGAATAACCCACAAATTAAGCGGGCAATTTTGTCGGTGGAAACAGCCGATGAACAAGTTAAACTTGCCTGGAGTGAGGTTTTACCGGATGTAACAAGCGCGGCCACTTTTACCCGGAATATTGAAATTCCGGTAAACTTTGTGCCGGCAACATTTTTTGATCCCAATGCAGATCCTGATGAATTGGTGCCTTTACAGTTCGGTACGGATAATAATTGGCAGGGCGGTATTACAGTTTCACAAAATATATTTCGCGGTGAAGCGATTGTGGGTATCAGCAGTTCCAGCGTTTTTAAATCATTACAAGTTGAATCACTCCGTTCAACCGTTCAGCAGGTGATAACCCAGGCCCGGAAAGCCTTTCACACAGTTTTGATTGCTGAAGAACAACTCAGGCTACAGGAAGCAACCATCACCCGGATACGGACAAACCTTGACGAGAATCAATCGAGATATGATGCCGGACTTATTGAAGAGTACGATGTTCTGCGCCTTGAAGTGCAGCTGGCAAACCAGGAACCTCAGTTAAAAGACGCTGAACTGGCAGTGGATGAGGCATATCGTTCATTGAAAGAGGTGATGGCACTTCCTCTGGATATGCCGGTGGAAATTACCGGGAGTCTGGGAACGTATACGATTAACAATTCTCCTGAGAATATTGATGTAAACGAAGAGATCTACAAGATCGTAAGCGCTACACCTGTTCCATCACTTTCTGAGGAAGAAGCTCTTGATGTGATGCGTGACAAACGAGGAGACCTGCGGGTTTTGGGAGCGCAAGAAAGTCTGAAAGACCGAGAAATCAGAGCGATTAAAAGTCGGTTTCTGCCAACAATATCAGCCGATTATAATTTACAGTGGACGGCGGCGCAACCAGGTTCGCCAAGGCCGTTTGAAAACGCCGTACGGTTTCAAACGTTGATGCTGAATGTAAGCTTCCCGCTTTTTACCGGTTTTGAAAGAATGGCAAATCTCAATATAGCCAAGATTGAAATGAAGGATATTGAGGTACAGCAGTGGGCTACAGAAAAAACGGCTTTGAATGAATATCAAACAAGTTTGGAACGGCTGCACAACCTTGAAGGAACAGCGAATGCAAGAAAGCAGGCAGTGGATCAAGCTCAAAGAGGTTATGAGATTGCTGCAAACCGCTATGAGAATGGAATCGGCTCACAGTTGGAAGTAACCGAAGCAGAACTACAGGTGCGTGAGGCGGAGTTAAATTATGCAATATCTGTAGCTGATTACCTGAACACCAAAGCAGATTTTGATATCGCCATTGGGATGGTTCCAATGATCGATGAAACCCAATACGAATTTTAA
- a CDS encoding C39 family peptidase: MLEIPIKKQPDETTCGPTCLHAVYQFYSDSIDLNRVIDEVHHLEGGGTLGALLAVHALKRGYNATIYSYNLQVFDPTWFGETSDFMIDRIQKQLEFKKDKKLQAAVNAYTLFLQHGGHLKFEDLRSSVITKYLKKEQPIIVGLSATYLYQSAREFGPNMDYDDLRGEPAGHFVLLHGYDSETRDVFIADPIIINPFEDGQLYKMNIDRVMNAILLGIVTYDANLIIITP; this comes from the coding sequence ATGTTAGAAATCCCAATAAAAAAGCAGCCGGATGAAACTACATGCGGACCCACTTGTCTTCATGCCGTTTACCAGTTTTATAGTGACTCAATTGATCTAAACAGAGTCATTGATGAAGTACATCATCTCGAAGGTGGTGGTACGCTTGGCGCACTGTTAGCTGTCCATGCACTGAAAAGAGGATACAACGCCACGATTTACTCCTACAATCTGCAAGTATTTGATCCCACGTGGTTTGGTGAAACTTCTGATTTCATGATTGACCGTATTCAAAAACAACTGGAGTTCAAAAAAGACAAGAAACTTCAAGCCGCCGTAAATGCTTACACTCTTTTTTTACAGCATGGCGGACATCTAAAATTCGAAGATCTGCGTTCATCAGTAATCACTAAATATCTGAAGAAAGAACAGCCGATTATTGTTGGATTGAGCGCGACCTATCTGTACCAAAGTGCGCGGGAATTCGGGCCCAATATGGATTATGATGATCTGCGCGGCGAACCGGCCGGCCACTTCGTGCTTCTGCATGGATACGATTCAGAAACCCGTGATGTGTTCATCGCCGACCCCATCATTATAAACCCGTTTGAAGATGGACAGCTCTATAAAATGAATATCGATCGGGTCATGAATGCAATCTTGCTCGGGATCGTAACCTACGATGCAAATCTTATTATCATCACTCCATAA
- a CDS encoding TetR/AcrR family transcriptional regulator, with translation MKTKMTRKERERKARKELIIDVTEKIIEERGYENITMDEIAEKAEMGKGSLYLYFKNKTSIILAICDRGSRILTQSMSKVLTQEITGLEMIEKLGQTYFQFIKDNPLYFNAFSYFEGLMNRDALDESPMAKKCEENAKEAMTFIIRSIQIGMQDGSIDSSYNPKELGLIVWGASKGVVHMAYMKQKEQHMAVLDEVEFSLESLIDTFMQLVGQGMKNTDHQSENV, from the coding sequence ATGAAAACAAAGATGACCCGTAAAGAGCGGGAACGCAAAGCCCGTAAAGAGCTCATCATTGATGTCACTGAAAAGATCATCGAAGAGCGAGGCTATGAAAATATTACTATGGATGAGATTGCAGAGAAGGCTGAGATGGGCAAGGGATCTCTTTATCTTTATTTCAAAAATAAGACCTCCATTATTTTAGCTATCTGTGATCGTGGTTCAAGGATTTTAACCCAATCTATGAGCAAGGTGCTCACCCAGGAGATCACAGGATTGGAAATGATTGAAAAGTTGGGCCAAACATACTTTCAGTTCATCAAAGATAACCCATTGTATTTTAATGCTTTCAGCTATTTTGAAGGCCTGATGAACCGCGATGCGTTAGACGAAAGTCCTATGGCTAAAAAGTGTGAAGAAAATGCTAAAGAAGCGATGACCTTCATTATCCGGTCAATACAAATTGGCATGCAGGATGGAAGTATCGATTCATCTTACAATCCGAAGGAACTCGGGTTGATTGTTTGGGGCGCTTCGAAAGGGGTTGTTCATATGGCTTATATGAAACAAAAAGAACAACACATGGCTGTTTTGGACGAGGTAGAATTCAGCCTTGAATCACTGATTGATACATTTATGCAGTTGGTAGGACAGGGAATGAAAAATACTGACCATCAGTCAGAAAATGTGTAA
- a CDS encoding CynX/NimT family MFS transporter has product MSPEQKQKYFLIFVIILISLNLRPSITAVGPLIAEIRESTGLSNSLLGLLTTLPVLAFGIFSILTPLFTRKIGTEGTMAFALFILTAGTLMRAIPANLALFGGTLLLGVGIALGNVLLPGIVKKKFPKRAGLMTGIYSSMLGVSATVATGISVPLSQGKGLGWRWTLGSWGFFSALTLLVWLPQLKSNMSAIMKKSFRTSIRDLGTSKLAWHVAIFVGLQSLTFYTLTAWLPEILIERGIDNIHAGWLLATMHGVGVIGTFVTPYLVSEKPSQQKSVLWIVFFEMISLLGLIVPLPFWGVVIFISIIGFCLGGSFGLALLFILLRSRDSDSANELSGMSQSIGYTIAAVGPVFFGALFDWTQNWIIPLAFLFLVALLKLKSGWEAGKNQYV; this is encoded by the coding sequence ATGTCGCCGGAGCAAAAACAGAAATACTTCCTCATATTTGTCATCATCCTGATATCCCTGAACCTCAGGCCATCCATTACGGCTGTTGGGCCTTTGATTGCTGAAATTCGGGAAAGCACGGGACTTTCAAACAGCCTGCTTGGCCTGCTCACTACCTTGCCCGTCCTGGCATTTGGAATCTTTTCGATACTCACTCCTCTTTTTACCCGCAAAATTGGAACGGAGGGAACCATGGCTTTTGCTCTTTTTATTCTCACAGCAGGTACTTTGATGAGAGCCATTCCGGCTAACCTCGCACTTTTTGGAGGCACTTTATTACTGGGAGTTGGTATAGCATTGGGGAATGTACTTTTACCGGGAATTGTAAAAAAGAAATTTCCCAAAAGAGCCGGATTAATGACAGGCATTTACTCCTCCATGTTGGGAGTTTCAGCCACTGTTGCAACCGGCATAAGTGTACCACTCTCGCAGGGTAAAGGGCTTGGATGGCGCTGGACTCTTGGTAGCTGGGGATTTTTCTCTGCTTTGACTTTACTTGTCTGGCTGCCCCAGCTAAAGTCAAACATGTCTGCCATTATGAAAAAATCATTCCGAACCTCCATTCGGGATTTAGGCACATCCAAACTGGCATGGCATGTAGCTATCTTTGTAGGGCTTCAATCACTTACCTTTTATACCCTCACTGCCTGGCTGCCCGAAATATTGATTGAGCGTGGAATAGACAATATTCATGCAGGATGGCTTTTGGCAACCATGCATGGCGTTGGCGTGATTGGTACTTTCGTTACGCCTTACCTCGTTTCTGAAAAACCGAGCCAGCAGAAATCCGTTTTGTGGATTGTTTTTTTTGAAATGATCAGTCTTCTGGGCCTTATTGTTCCTCTGCCCTTTTGGGGCGTCGTAATTTTTATAAGCATTATTGGTTTTTGCCTTGGAGGAAGCTTCGGACTGGCTTTGCTTTTTATTTTACTTCGAAGCCGGGATTCGGATTCTGCTAACGAACTTTCCGGGATGTCGCAATCCATTGGATATACCATTGCCGCCGTGGGGCCGGTCTTTTTTGGGGCTCTTTTTGATTGGACCCAAAACTGGATCATTCCTCTGGCATTTCTCTTCCTTGTTGCGCTTTTAAAACTCAAATCCGGGTGGGAAGCCGGAAAGAATCAATACGTTTGA
- a CDS encoding efflux RND transporter periplasmic adaptor subunit: MMNNIKKLTILLFALGVLSACETEVAEHEEQVKSVNIETEQVETEVFESYLRLVGTVITNSDVQVAAEVSGRITEVRKNEGEVVRKGETVVKVDDRKLQQEFNRLRATTEQSRENYERLQRLYEEENIGSEIDYLNAKYGYEQNRAALESIKVDLENTSISAPFPGSVESIFTEAGEMVSPGTPVFRLINRDDKRVLIGVPARYSGAVDLGDNTEVWFDFDPDTKYQLPVTFVGSAIDPRNRTFEVEIKLPVDISQIKVDMIANVRLRTERIEEAIVVSEQYIFQKEGNDVVYVLNQNEQGEPIASQKIVSLGSAYGNAVVVEDGLNAGDELITLGASYLQDGSRVFKAESDQSEMASNKENGSE, translated from the coding sequence ATGATGAATAACATTAAAAAACTGACAATACTTTTATTTGCTCTCGGGGTTCTTTCTGCGTGTGAGACAGAAGTAGCTGAGCACGAAGAGCAGGTTAAATCCGTAAATATTGAAACTGAACAGGTAGAAACGGAAGTTTTTGAAAGCTATCTGAGGCTTGTAGGTACCGTTATTACAAACAGCGATGTGCAGGTTGCTGCTGAAGTAAGCGGACGAATTACCGAGGTTCGAAAAAATGAAGGCGAGGTTGTTCGCAAAGGCGAGACCGTTGTAAAGGTTGACGATAGAAAATTACAGCAAGAGTTTAATCGCCTTCGTGCCACAACCGAACAATCCAGAGAAAATTATGAACGCCTCCAACGGTTGTATGAAGAAGAAAATATTGGATCGGAAATTGATTACCTGAATGCAAAGTATGGCTACGAGCAGAATCGGGCCGCTCTGGAATCAATCAAAGTTGATCTTGAAAACACATCTATTTCAGCTCCATTTCCGGGAAGTGTTGAATCAATTTTTACAGAGGCCGGAGAAATGGTTTCTCCCGGTACACCGGTTTTTCGCCTGATTAACAGGGATGACAAAAGAGTTTTGATCGGCGTTCCAGCACGATATTCCGGTGCCGTTGACCTGGGAGACAATACAGAGGTTTGGTTTGATTTTGATCCCGATACAAAGTATCAGTTACCGGTAACATTTGTGGGAAGTGCTATTGACCCGAGAAACCGGACATTTGAAGTAGAAATAAAATTACCGGTGGACATCAGCCAGATAAAAGTGGATATGATTGCAAATGTGCGTCTCCGAACCGAAAGGATTGAAGAAGCCATTGTGGTTAGCGAGCAATACATCTTCCAAAAAGAAGGAAACGATGTAGTGTATGTACTAAATCAAAATGAACAAGGTGAACCTATCGCATCTCAAAAAATTGTGAGCCTGGGTTCGGCGTATGGAAATGCTGTGGTTGTTGAGGATGGATTAAATGCCGGAGATGAACTCATTACACTTGGAGCTTCCTATTTGCAGGATGGTTCAAGAGTTTTCAAAGCAGAATCTGATCAATCGGAAATGGCCTCCAATAAAGAAAATGGGTCTGAATAA
- a CDS encoding DUF4293 domain-containing protein, whose translation MIQRPQSLYLFVAALINLGVFFNSIYSKAMADPAEWIGYGLAISITLALLLALVSIFLYKNRPLQLNLVKFGTYIQIVALGFGTGVLFSLGGFGIFLWQETIGVALLVLSLVMFWLAGKNIKKDEALVKSMDRIR comes from the coding sequence TTGATCCAACGACCTCAATCCCTCTATTTATTTGTTGCCGCACTTATCAATCTCGGCGTTTTTTTTAATTCAATTTATAGCAAAGCCATGGCCGATCCCGCAGAATGGATTGGGTATGGATTGGCAATTTCCATCACTCTTGCCCTGCTCCTTGCACTGGTTTCAATTTTTCTATACAAGAACCGGCCACTTCAGTTAAACCTGGTCAAGTTTGGAACCTACATTCAAATAGTGGCTCTTGGTTTTGGAACCGGGGTTCTATTTTCACTTGGAGGGTTTGGAATTTTCTTGTGGCAAGAGACAATTGGTGTGGCTCTTCTTGTCTTATCACTTGTAATGTTTTGGCTTGCAGGCAAGAATATTAAGAAAGATGAAGCGCTGGTCAAGTCGATGGACCGCATACGGTAA
- a CDS encoding efflux RND transporter permease subunit → MNEEINNPIKKTSTSAEDRKEFGLSSFSINNRVSVLVMIILIAILGIRAYMSIPKESSPDITVPNIIVITLYPGTSPEDMESLVTRRLEEELATISDIKEMSSTTAEGYSSINLEFNTDVNIDEALQKVREKVDLAKPELPSAAEDPLIQEINISEYPIMQVNVSGQYGLEDLKQVAEDLQDRLETIPQVLEVNLAGGVEKEVQVDVDLQKLKYYGIALGDIIFAIQNENVTIPAGAVDVGTKKFLMRVPGEYDDPGLIEDIVIDAPSDFPIYIRDIANVSFAQKERESYAYLDGDPVVTLSVIKRSGTNIIEAAQSIRSIIDQELPNMPPTTDIKITSDMSEEINMMVSSLENNIISGLILVIGILLFFLGVRNASFVGISIPLSMFMSFIILQIAGITMNMIVLFSLILALGMLVDNAIVVVENIFRYLEEGYDNIEAAKKGTGEVALPIISGTATTLAAFLPIAFWPGMVGEFMSYLPITLIVTLSCSLFVGLVINPVLCAVFMTLETEEDTSKPSMTKKGKWVLSIFGGVILVLLFLGNPPLWGMMILLGVLLYFSFRFFMKPVGLWWQKRGLNKVLEYYESSLKWSLSHRFIVLGISIAVLISSFIVFGMFNQGVEFFPEDIPPARVYVQIETPPGTNVEFTREVALELENRLTQLSNYGDVETIVTTPGAPVSSGFEFGGGNSSNRGTIVLSFVDYNEQEGDVFEAIEQMREILPEGIAGAEITIESEQGGPPTGKAINLEIVGQDLEQLDSISQEILRILENDPIYGKLDGLETDLPEARPETRITVDREKAAIFGVNTSDVGNTIRQAINGVEASQYREGNDEYDIIVRLAKEYRDDLSTLNSLTVMGEEGRQIPLSEIAGWSIEEGYGGIRRIDQNRVVSVQADVRSTYNSNAVLAEAQQILQPYLQDLPTGVTARWTGQMEEQNEAQEFLTNAFFIALGLMAFILISQFNSVAKPFIVLTSVIMSIAGVLYGLVIFQMPFGIIMTGIGVISLAGVVVNNAIVMIDYIDILRVRDKMKLYDALVQGGMVRFRPVILTAVTTTLGLVPLAIGFNLDFIVLANDPVLFFNNIGEYLYWGGVQAAWWSPMAIAVICGLMFATFLTLILVPVLYFIVEETRRNTNKYFFDTVNPAIIIDQSNSIRQNGSSKEEKEKEYHT, encoded by the coding sequence ATGAATGAAGAAATAAATAATCCAATAAAAAAAACTTCAACTTCTGCTGAAGATCGAAAGGAGTTCGGCCTCAGTTCATTCTCCATCAACAACAGGGTAAGTGTGCTGGTGATGATTATTCTCATCGCCATCTTGGGGATTCGGGCATATATGTCCATCCCCAAGGAATCATCTCCTGATATAACGGTGCCAAATATTATTGTTATCACCTTATATCCCGGAACAAGTCCTGAGGATATGGAAAGCCTGGTTACGAGAAGGCTTGAAGAGGAGCTCGCCACAATCTCAGACATTAAAGAGATGAGTTCTACTACCGCCGAGGGATATTCCAGTATTAATTTGGAATTTAATACTGATGTAAATATTGATGAAGCCCTGCAGAAAGTTCGGGAAAAAGTAGATTTGGCAAAACCCGAGTTGCCTTCTGCGGCTGAAGATCCTCTGATACAGGAGATCAATATTTCTGAGTACCCAATCATGCAGGTTAACGTTTCCGGGCAATATGGACTGGAAGATTTAAAGCAGGTAGCGGAAGATCTGCAAGATCGCCTGGAAACCATTCCCCAGGTGTTGGAAGTAAATCTTGCCGGTGGTGTGGAGAAAGAGGTTCAGGTAGATGTTGATCTTCAAAAGCTGAAGTATTACGGCATCGCTTTGGGCGACATCATATTTGCCATCCAGAATGAAAACGTAACGATTCCGGCCGGCGCCGTTGATGTGGGTACCAAAAAATTCCTAATGCGGGTTCCGGGTGAATATGATGATCCCGGCCTGATTGAGGACATTGTCATTGATGCGCCCAGCGATTTCCCAATCTATATTCGGGACATTGCAAATGTGTCTTTCGCTCAGAAGGAGAGAGAATCCTATGCGTATTTGGATGGTGATCCGGTTGTGACTCTTTCCGTGATCAAGCGAAGCGGCACGAATATTATTGAAGCTGCCCAAAGTATCAGGAGCATTATTGACCAGGAACTGCCAAATATGCCTCCCACAACCGATATCAAGATTACTTCTGATATGAGTGAGGAGATCAACATGATGGTAAGCAGTCTGGAGAATAACATTATTTCCGGCCTTATTTTGGTGATTGGTATTCTGCTCTTCTTTCTTGGCGTCAGAAATGCATCGTTTGTGGGAATATCCATTCCTCTTTCCATGTTTATGTCGTTTATCATTTTGCAGATTGCCGGCATTACAATGAACATGATTGTGCTCTTTTCATTAATCCTTGCGCTGGGAATGCTGGTAGACAATGCCATTGTGGTCGTAGAAAATATTTTCCGCTATCTCGAAGAAGGATATGATAATATCGAAGCCGCAAAAAAAGGCACGGGCGAGGTAGCATTGCCGATCATTTCCGGTACGGCAACAACGCTGGCTGCATTTTTGCCCATTGCGTTCTGGCCCGGAATGGTGGGTGAGTTTATGTCGTATCTGCCCATCACACTTATCGTTACGCTGAGCTGTTCTCTTTTTGTGGGCCTGGTTATCAATCCGGTGCTTTGTGCAGTGTTTATGACATTGGAAACCGAAGAAGATACATCCAAACCTTCTATGACCAAGAAAGGGAAATGGGTATTAAGCATTTTTGGTGGAGTGATTCTCGTGCTGCTGTTTCTCGGTAATCCTCCTCTCTGGGGAATGATGATTCTTTTGGGAGTACTACTCTACTTCAGTTTCAGATTTTTCATGAAACCTGTTGGTTTATGGTGGCAGAAGCGTGGTTTAAACAAGGTTCTCGAATATTACGAGTCGTCATTAAAATGGTCGCTCAGCCATCGTTTTATCGTTTTGGGAATTTCCATAGCAGTACTGATTTCCAGTTTCATTGTATTTGGAATGTTCAATCAGGGGGTTGAGTTTTTCCCCGAAGACATTCCTCCGGCGCGGGTGTATGTCCAAATCGAAACTCCTCCCGGAACCAATGTTGAATTTACTCGCGAAGTTGCATTGGAGTTAGAAAACCGGTTAACTCAGCTTTCCAATTACGGAGATGTTGAAACCATTGTGACCACTCCCGGAGCACCGGTATCCAGCGGATTTGAATTCGGAGGCGGAAATAGTTCTAACCGGGGTACCATCGTGCTCAGTTTTGTGGACTACAATGAACAGGAAGGAGATGTGTTCGAGGCAATTGAGCAGATGAGGGAAATCCTTCCGGAAGGAATTGCAGGAGCAGAAATAACGATTGAAAGCGAACAGGGTGGTCCGCCGACCGGTAAGGCGATTAATCTTGAAATCGTAGGTCAGGATCTGGAACAACTCGACAGCATTTCACAAGAAATTCTCAGGATACTGGAAAACGATCCGATTTACGGCAAACTTGATGGTTTGGAAACCGATCTGCCGGAAGCCCGCCCTGAAACACGAATTACCGTAGACCGGGAAAAAGCGGCAATCTTTGGCGTGAATACCTCTGATGTTGGAAATACAATCCGGCAGGCAATTAATGGTGTTGAGGCTTCTCAATACAGGGAGGGTAACGATGAGTACGATATTATTGTGCGCCTGGCAAAAGAGTATCGGGATGATTTAAGTACCCTGAACAGTCTTACCGTTATGGGAGAAGAAGGTCGTCAGATTCCACTTTCAGAAATAGCTGGCTGGAGTATTGAAGAAGGATACGGTGGGATTAGGCGGATCGATCAGAATAGAGTTGTTTCTGTTCAGGCAGATGTGAGGAGCACGTACAACAGTAATGCGGTTCTTGCCGAAGCACAGCAGATCCTTCAGCCGTACCTCCAGGATCTGCCGACAGGTGTAACGGCACGCTGGACAGGGCAAATGGAAGAGCAAAATGAAGCACAGGAATTTTTGACAAATGCATTCTTTATTGCTCTTGGTTTGATGGCGTTTATTCTCATTTCGCAGTTTAATTCCGTTGCCAAACCCTTCATTGTTTTAACATCCGTTATTATGTCCATCGCCGGTGTGTTGTATGGACTGGTTATTTTCCAGATGCCGTTTGGTATCATTATGACAGGTATCGGGGTAATTTCACTGGCTGGGGTGGTTGTAAATAATGCCATCGTGATGATCGACTACATCGACATTCTGAGAGTTCGGGATAAGATGAAGTTGTATGATGCACTGGTACAAGGAGGAATGGTTCGTTTTCGTCCGGTAATTTTAACGGCTGTTACTACAACACTCGGTCTTGTTCCTTTGGCTATTGGTTTTAACCTGGACTTTATCGTTCTGGCCAATGACCCGGTACTGTTTTTCAATAATATCGGAGAATATTTGTACTGGGGTGGAGTACAGGCAGCATGGTGGAGCCCCATGGCAATTGCCGTGATCTGCGGTTTGATGTTCGCCACATTCCTCACTCTGATACTTGTTCCGGTACTCTATTTTATAGTTGAGGAAACGAGGAGAAATACTAACAAATATTTCTTCGACACCGTCAATCCTGCCATTATTATTGATCAAAGCAACAGCATCAGGCAAAATGGATCATCCAAAGAGGAAAAGGAAAAAGAGTACCATACATAA
- a CDS encoding aspartate carbamoyltransferase catalytic subunit, with translation MPEATSEYSFKQKHLLGLADYSADDIKFVLEQAKTFREVLDRPVPKVPTLRDKTIVNLFYENSTRTRLSFELAQKRMGADVVNFSTSTSSTRKGESLKDTIRNISSMKIDMVVVRHESPGVPHFLTNCVDAAILNAGDGAHEHPTQALLDMFTIQQELSQLEGRKIAIIGDITHSRVVRSNIIGMLKMGAEITICGPKSLMPAYVNALGVNVSYNLEETLSWCDVAMALRIQMERIGGATDLFPSLREYHSLFGIKMSHLEKYPQFTIMHPGPINRGVEMESEVADSNRAVILNQVTNGLAVRMAILYLLSGGARV, from the coding sequence ATGCCTGAAGCGACTTCAGAATACAGCTTCAAACAAAAGCACCTTCTGGGTCTGGCTGATTATTCGGCCGATGATATCAAATTTGTACTCGAGCAGGCTAAAACATTCAGGGAAGTACTGGATCGTCCGGTCCCGAAAGTGCCGACTCTCCGCGACAAAACCATTGTAAACCTGTTTTACGAAAACAGTACACGAACCCGCTTGTCTTTTGAACTCGCACAAAAACGAATGGGGGCTGATGTTGTAAATTTTTCTACAAGCACTTCAAGTACCCGAAAAGGTGAGTCTCTGAAAGATACCATTCGCAATATCAGTTCAATGAAGATTGACATGGTTGTGGTGCGTCATGAAAGTCCCGGCGTTCCACATTTCCTTACTAATTGTGTTGATGCGGCAATTCTAAATGCCGGTGATGGTGCTCACGAACATCCAACGCAGGCACTCCTGGACATGTTTACGATTCAGCAGGAATTGTCCCAATTGGAGGGCAGAAAGATTGCCATTATCGGCGATATTACTCACAGCCGTGTGGTTCGTTCCAATATTATTGGGATGTTGAAGATGGGAGCGGAAATCACAATCTGTGGCCCAAAATCGCTTATGCCGGCGTATGTAAACGCTCTGGGCGTGAACGTCTCTTACAATTTGGAAGAAACACTTTCCTGGTGCGATGTGGCAATGGCACTTCGGATTCAGATGGAACGTATTGGTGGCGCAACCGATCTGTTTCCAAGCCTGAGAGAATATCACAGCCTGTTTGGAATAAAAATGTCTCATCTTGAAAAATATCCCCAGTTTACCATTATGCATCCCGGGCCTATCAATCGCGGTGTGGAGATGGAAAGCGAAGTTGCAGACAGCAATCGCGCAGTAATTCTGAACCAGGTTACGAACGGACTCGCGGTCAGAATGGCTATTCTTTACCTGTTAAGCGGCGGCGCCAGAGTATAA
- the pyrR gene encoding bifunctional pyr operon transcriptional regulator/uracil phosphoribosyltransferase PyrR encodes MEEAKIMSEEDVNRTYLRFAHQFLEPHDDPSEPAIIGMQTRGVFIGRRIVNIIEDISGIKPDFGVLDVTFYRDDFRSKLKIPEVKITEIPFDLYNRDVILVDDVLYTGRTVRSAMDALMDYGRPRSIKFCCMIDRGHRELPIRSDYVGMTVPTHADEEVQVKVKELDGEDAVYIVKGRRTDA; translated from the coding sequence TTGGAAGAAGCCAAAATCATGTCGGAAGAGGATGTGAATCGCACCTACCTGCGATTTGCACACCAGTTCTTGGAGCCCCATGACGATCCTTCCGAGCCAGCCATTATTGGAATGCAGACCAGAGGTGTGTTTATCGGCCGAAGAATTGTAAATATTATCGAAGATATATCTGGTATCAAGCCTGATTTTGGAGTTTTGGATGTGACGTTTTACAGGGATGATTTTCGCTCGAAACTAAAAATACCGGAAGTAAAAATAACCGAAATACCGTTTGATCTTTATAACAGAGATGTGATTTTGGTAGATGATGTTCTTTATACCGGCCGAACCGTTCGTTCGGCTATGGACGCCCTGATGGATTACGGCCGCCCAAGAAGTATTAAATTTTGTTGTATGATTGACAGGGGACACCGGGAACTGCCAATCCGTTCGGATTATGTAGGTATGACCGTTCCAACCCATGCCGATGAGGAGGTTCAGGTAAAAGTAAAAGAACTGGACGGAGAAGATGCCGTTTATATTGTGAAGGGAAGGAGGACGGATGCCTGA